In Qingrenia yutianensis, the genomic stretch CAAAAAGCACCAGCGACGGCACAAAATTAACACCGAACGGTGCGGACGACGCGCGCAGGATGTCCTTTATATATGCGCGGTTGATTTTGGCTGATTTTTCAATTTTCAGCGTACACAGACAAAGAACAAGCACCGCAAACTGCGATACCGCCGTTGAAACCGCAACGCCCGTAAGCTTATATTTTTCGACCAGCAAAACGTCTAATCCGATATGCACCGCCAAACTTAAAATTGTGTATATCATTGAATGAAACATTTTATTTTCGTTTCGCAAAACCGCGATAAGTCCCGAACCTACAATCTGGAAAACTGCGGTTGCACTGATGACGAGTGCATAATCACACGCATAGTTATACACTTCTCCGCGCGCGCCCATTAAACCTGCAAGCGGTCTGCAAATCGCAGACAAAACCGCGCTTGCGATAAGTCCAAAAACCGTCAGCACAAAAAGCACCGACTTTTTCATATTTTCGGAATCGCTTGTTTTTCCGCAGCCGCGCAGTGCGGACATCAAAACAGAACCGCCCACGCCTATGCCGGTTCCGAGCGACGTTATAAACGCCACTATCGGCCATACAATGTTTATCGCCGCAAGTCCGTCGTCGCCCGACACGTTTCCTATAAAAAATCCGTCTATGTTGGTGTAAGTCCCTACAAGAACCATTGACACAACCGACGGCACTATGTATTTTGACAATTTAAACTTCATATTTTCATCGTTTTAATTCTAATCCAAAATTTCAAAAATATGCGAAACATCATCAAGGACAATATCGGCATTTCCGCTCAGCACACTTTTGTTTCGCGCCGCCTTTGCCACGCCGACGCAGAAAATTCCGCCGTTTTTTGCAAATGACGTGTCGGTAAGAGTGTCGCCTACCATAACAACCTCTTTGCGGCCAAGGTTAAAATCACCGCAAAACTTATCTATGCAAAACGGA encodes the following:
- a CDS encoding MATE family efflux transporter; its protein translation is MKFKLSKYIVPSVVSMVLVGTYTNIDGFFIGNVSGDDGLAAINIVWPIVAFITSLGTGIGVGGSVLMSALRGCGKTSDSENMKKSVLFVLTVFGLIASAVLSAICRPLAGLMGARGEVYNYACDYALVISATAVFQIVGSGLIAVLRNENKMFHSMIYTILSLAVHIGLDVLLVEKYKLTGVAVSTAVSQFAVLVLCLCTLKIEKSAKINRAYIKDILRASSAPFGVNFVPSLVLFATNYSALKYGGTAAVSAYAVMSYAVYTYDYIYQGVCDGIQPVLSFYTGSGNEKGKKYVMKIAVIILAVFSLIFILITKPLINVLPSLFKVSYTAEKMMMSGLVIYAVSYPFKATVKMMCSYCYATEKFGISNFLTYIDPIVTTPLFLAVLPCFAGINGVWGALTVSQITVTLAGAVLMMFKFRNG